The segment CTCGATACATTTCTTGTGATGTACCGCTTGCGCAAGGAACTAAGCGCCAACTCTTTTGGCAACTACGTTATTTCTATGACCCATGAAGCGAGTCATGTCATGGAAGTCATGCTACTGGCAAGACTTAGCGGGCTTGCGGGTTATAGCAGCGGCGAATGGTTTTGTCATATACACATCGCACCGTTGTTTGAAACCGTAGAAGATCTTGCCCACATCGTACCGGTGATGAGCAAACTGCTGGATGACAGCGTTTACGCCAATTTGATTAAGGCTTCGGGTAACTGGCAGGAATGCATGCTGGGCTATTCCGACTCCTGTAAAGACGGTGGAATACTCGCATCCGCATGGAATCTCTACGAGGCCCAGAAAAAAATTACCGAACTCACCGACAAAAAAGGCGTTGAGGTTAGGTTGTTCCACGGCCGCGGTGGTACGGTTGGACGCGGCGGCGGTCCAACGCACGACTCCATTATTGCTCAGCCACTTGGAACCGTGCGTGGACAAATAAAATTTACAGAACAAGGTGAAGTACTGTCGTTTAAATATGGCAATTTAGAAAATGCTGTATACGAACTGACTATGGGCGTAACAGGACTCATGATGGCCAGCCGTGGCGTTGTCAAAACCTTGCGCGAGGACCGAAAGGACTATCTCGGTATCATGGACGACATCGCAAAAATGGGTGAAAAAACCTATCGCACCCTGACAGAAAGTACTCCGGGATTTCTGGATTACTTTTATGAAGCCACACCGGTTACCGAAATCGGCATGATGAACATCGGCTCGCGTCCGTCTCATCGCAAAAAAGGTGATCGATCCAAAGGTTCTGTGCGTGCCATATCCTGGGTATTTGGTTGGGCGCAGGCGCGACACACTCTACCCGCCTGGTTTGGCATAGGCACCGCACTGGAAAGCTGGCGTGCAAACGATCCTTCACACTTGGCGAAACTACAGAAGATGTATCAGGAATGGCCGTTTTTCCGCAGCCTCCTGAGCAACACCCAAATGGCGCTGTTTAAAGCAGACATGGATATTGCGAAGGAATATAGCAAGCTATGTGAAGACCCGAGCGTAGGTAAAAAAATCTATGTCATTATTCGTGACGAGTATATTAGAACCGTCGAACAGGTACTGCATGTAACTGGCAATACACATTTGATCGAGGAAAATCCTACGCTTTCGCTATCACTATCGCGCCGCAACCCATATCTTGACCCGCTTAACCATATTCAGGTTAAAATGATTGCGCGTTATCGTAAACTTGCGGAAGATTCTGACGATCGCGACATCTGGCTGGCGCCGCTACTGCGCAGTATCAATGCGATTGCATCAGGTATGCGTAATACCGGTTAAAAAACGTGCAGCAATTGGGCAAAAGGATTTACCTTATGAAACGACTTTGGATAGGCCTGGCGATTTTGTCTTCCATTTGTTTTACTGCGCAGGCTCAAGAGGAAACTTCTCAGGACATACGTGGCAAGGGAAAGATTGCAGCCCATGTGTATTGGTCACCCGCCCACATACCTTTTCCTAACGCCTTAGGTGCGAATGTCTATTTCATTGCTAATGAGAAATGGCAGCTTGGATATGATTATCTTTCCAGCGGACGCGCCATTGGACTGTTTTCTTTCAAAGTCGGCGAAATAAGCGAAAACAGCCATACCTTGCTTGCACGACGCTTTTTCGGCAATAGTTTCAACCTGCTATTTGGCGCTGGACAACGCACCCTGACCGCTAAACTGCCTAATAACCTGCTGGACCTGGCCACAACCGAATACTCATTGACTGCCGCTGAGTTACAGACCCGATATGCCCGTATCGGCGTTGGCAATCAATGGCATTTCAAAAAACACTATACCTTTGCGGTTGACTGGCTAATTCTCGACATCCCGTTTAGCGGTGAGGTGATTACCAGCTCATCTCAATTTGCCAGCAGCCCATCAAATACGGACACCATACGAACAACGGAAAATATCCTGAAGTACTTTCCGTCATTTGCGTTAGTACAGATGAATTTCGGCGTTGTCTTTTAGGCCATTTTCAGCGAACGCAAACAACAACTAGATTTTGCGAACAGCAGAAGAGCCGCCGCTTTGTTTTTCTCATTCCGACGGTTGCTAAGCCCGCTACGGCACGACCAGGGAATACCGCATATCCTGAAAGTCGGCAACAGCCGTCACGCCTGATGTCACATAACGAATCCCCGGTATCAAATTGGCCGTCTTGATGCCTTTTGATCTGGCAGTGTTTTGACAGAAAAATATTCTGACGCCTTGCGACAAAAGGTCTTCCACTTGTTGTTGAAATGGGTTTTCTTCCGTGTAGGCTTGTTCCGCATTATTGTTCAACACCAGGGAATAACCCGGACCGAGAACGATTGCAACCACATCGACTTCTTCCCGCATCTCCAGTCCATGCGTTATCGTGTAGTCTTTGATAGCATTATTGATATTGCCGAGAGCATAAGGTTTTGAGCAGTCTGGATTCGCGCAGGTATTGTTAATCTGATAGACAACACGGATGCGCCGACTATTCAGGCAACGCGTTAATACCATCGTGCCCGGTCCGAATTCTTCATTCAGTGGTATACCACTCACCAATCCCACTGGGCAGTTTCGATCATCATCCAGAGGCTGTATCAGATTTCTTGCATTTGGTTCGTCGGTATTATTGCTGTATATCGTGTCGGCGCCGACACCACATGCCGAAATCAAAATCAATTGCAACACCACCATCAACTCTTTAGTCATCGTCTATCCCTCCAGAAGGGCATACTCAGTATTTGCTCGGGTCCATTCCATACAATGGTTCAATTACAGGAAATCCAAATTTTTTAGTGGTATCCGGCAGGGGCAAATCACCCACAAGTTTGATGCGCGGAAATGGCAGGTTTTCACTTGTGATACGACGATCGGGCAAAGTCTTCAGATAGCGTGCGACTACCTCTACCGCGCCAACCACATTCTCGGGTGTAATTTCAGCAGGTGACAGCAAAATAAGCTCATCATTGTTTCCTTTTGCCAGCACTTTGATTCCGGCAATCTTCTCTTCATCGATGGAAATGCGATTCACCATATCGGGGCTGTTCAAGTAAAAATATGAGGCATAACTGTAATACGTAGACGCATCGCTATCAGACACCGGCACATCACCTATGCCATCGCTGTTATTATCAAGCATCAGATTAAACGCACGACCGGCGCTGATCGGACTGCGCTCAAGTGTCAAATAAGGGTTTATGTCAAAAGTAATCCCACTAAAATTGAACAACCATCCGCCAAGCCAGTTTGTTACATCCGGGTCCATA is part of the Gammaproteobacteria bacterium genome and harbors:
- a CDS encoding DsrE family protein, giving the protein MTKELMVVLQLILISACGVGADTIYSNNTDEPNARNLIQPLDDDRNCPVGLVSGIPLNEEFGPGTMVLTRCLNSRRIRVVYQINNTCANPDCSKPYALGNINNAIKDYTITHGLEMREEVDVVAIVLGPGYSLVLNNNAEQAYTEENPFQQQVEDLLSQGVRIFFCQNTARSKGIKTANLIPGIRYVTSGVTAVADFQDMRYSLVVP